A region from the Pelecanus crispus isolate bPelCri1 chromosome 11, bPelCri1.pri, whole genome shotgun sequence genome encodes:
- the FAHD1 gene encoding oxaloacetate tautomerase FAHD1, mitochondrial, which yields MGSSKPLSRFWEWGRNIICVGRNYAEHAKEMGSAPPREPLFFLKPSSAYVREGSPILRPYYCHNLHHEVELGVVIGKRAQAVSQEAAMEHVAGYALCLDMTARDTQEECKKKGLPWTLAKGFGSSCPISDFVPKEKIPDPHKLKIWLKVNGKLRQEGETSSMIFSIPYLISYISEIFPLEEGDLILTGSPEGVGSVQASDEIEAGISDVLSMRFKVAQQTRGS from the coding sequence ATGGGCTCCTCCAAACCGCTGTCCCGCTTCTGGGAGTGGGGCAGGAACATCATCTGCGTGGGGCGCAACTACGCCGAGCACGCCAAGGAGATGGGGAGCGCGCCGCCCCGGGagcccctcttcttcctcaagCCTTCCTCGGCCTACGTGCGCGAAGGCTCGCCCATTCTCCGTCCCTACTACTGCCACAACCTGCACCACGAAGTGGAGCTGGGGGTGGTGATCGGGAAGAGAGCCCAGGCCGTGTCGCAGGAGGCGGCCATGGAGCACGTGGCGGGCTATGCCCTGTGCTTGGACATGACGGCCAGGGACACGCAGGAGGAGTGCAAAAAGAAGGGTCTGCCCTGGACCTTGGCCAAGGGCTTCGGTTCCTCCTGCCCCATCAGCGACTTCGTGCCCAAGGAGAAGATCCCAGACCCTCACAAGCTGAAGATCTGGCTCAAGGTGAACGGAAAGCTGAGGCAGGAAGGGGAGACCTCCTCGATGATCTTCTCCATCCCTTATCTCATCAGCTACATCAGCGAAATATTCCCCCTGGAAGAAGGCGACTTGATTCTGACGGGCTCTCCCGAAGGAGTGGGGTCAGTGCAGGCCAGCGATGAGATAGAGGCCGGGATAAGCGACGTCCTCTCCATGCGCTTTAAAGTGGCGCAGCAAACGCGCGGATCCTGA